GCGTCAGTGGCAGCTTGATCGCTGGGCTGGGAAATACGCCTGATGGCACTGCGCGTGCGCTCGATCCGCAAAAACTCAAGAATTGGTATGACCTTGCCGTCATTGGCAAGTCGCGCGTGGCTGGGCGACAGGCAGTGATCGTCGCCCTGACGCCCAAAGATCAGCATCGCTATGGCTTTGAGTTGCATCTGGACAAGGAAACCGGTTTGCCGCTCAAGTCGCTCCTGCTCAATGACAAGGGCCAGTTGCTCGAACGTTTTCAGTTTACCCGCCTGAATATCACCGAACCTTCGGACGGCGATCTGCAGGCCAGCGCCGAGTGCAAGGCCGTTGCGCAAGACCCTGATAAAGCCCCCGCGGTAAAGACCGCCTGGCATTCGGACTGGCTTCCGCCTGGCTTCGAACTGACCAGCAGCGTTGCGCGAAAGGATCCGGACACCAAGGTCCAGGTCAGCAGCTTGATGTACGACGATGGCCTGGCTCGCTTTTCGGTGTTTCTCGAACCGTTGAACGGTGCTACAGCTACCGACACTCGCACCCAGTTGGGGCCGACGGCTGCTGTATCTCGTCGTCTCACCACGCCACAAGGTGAAATGATGGTGACGGTGGTGGGTGAAATCCCTATCGGCACGGCGGAACGTATCGCATTGTCCATGCGCTCCGACGTCGCGGCAGCGAAGTAGTACATTGCTCAGGTGGCTCGATTGCGCATGAGGCCGGTAACGCCGAGGCTTGATCGAAATGCCGAAACTTCCTGTCAGCATTTTCATTTGCAAAAATACGATTTTTTTTCTATAGGTCAGAGCCGCTCGGCTCTGGCCTTGTCTGTTTGCGGAACAAAAATACCGGCGTATCGTTACCCGGTGTTTTTGCTCCATATCGCTTAACCATGCTCGTCGTAACGGGAGCCGTATGTCGATACCACGCTTGAAAACCTATCTCTCCATATTTGCCACCGTACTGGTTCTCGGTCAGGCTGTTCCCGCGGTGGCGGTCGAGTTGCCGGACTTCACTCAATTGGTCGAACAGGCTTCGCCGGCTGTCGTGAACATCAGTACCACGCAGAAGCTGCCGGAGCGTCGGGTGATGGATCCGCAAATGCCGGACCTGGAAGGCTTGCCGCCCATGTTGCGTGAGTTCTTCGAGCGTGGCATGCCGCAGCCGCGCTCGCCCGGTGGTGGCCGCCAGCGTGAAGCGCAGTCTTTGGGCTCAGGCTTCATTATTTCGCCGGACGGCTACATCCTGACCAACAACCACGTGATCGCCGACGCCGATGAGATTCTCGTGCGCCTGGCCGATCGCAGTGAGCTCAAGGCCAAGCTGGTCGGCACTGACCCACGTTCCGACGTGGCGTTGCTGAAGATCGAAGGCAAGGATCTGCCCGTGCTCAAGCTCGGCAAATCCCAGAACCTGAAAGCCGGCCAGTGGGTGGTGGCGATTGGTTCGCCGTTCGGCTTTGACCATACCGTGACCCAGGGTATCGTCAGCGCAATTGGTCGCAGCCTGCCGAATGAAAACTACGTGCCGTTCATCCAGACCGACGTGCCGATCAACCCGGGCAATTCCGGTGGCCCGTTGTTCAACCTCGACGGTGAAGTGGTAGGCATCAACTCCCAGATCTATACCCGCTCGGGCGGTTTCATGGGCGTGTCCTTCGCCATTCCGATTGACGTCGCCATGGACGTTTCCAATCAGTTGAAAAGCGAAGGCAAGGTCAGCCGTGGCTGGTTGGGCGTGGTCATTCAGGAAGTAAACAAAGACTTGGCTGAATCGTTCGGGCTGGAAAAACCTGCTGGCGCCCTGGTGGCGCAGATTCAGGAAGGTGGCCCGGCTGCCAAGGGTGGCCTGCAAGTCGGTGACGTGATTCTCAGCCTCAATGGCCAGCCGATCATCATGTCTGCTGACCTGCCGCATTTGGTGGGCGCACTGAAGGCCGGTGCCAAGGCCAACCTGGAAGTGATTCGTGAAGGCAAGCGCAAGAACGTCGAGCTGACGGTTGGCGCGATCCCTGAAGAAGGCAAGGAACTGGATTCACAGCCGAAGTCTGGCGTAGAGCGCAGCAGCAATCGCCTGGGCGTGGCCGTGGCTGAGCTGACCGAGGAGCAGAAGCGCACGCTGGAGCTGCAAGGCGGCGTTGTGATCAAGGAAGTACAGGACGGTCCCGCGGCGCTGATCGGCCTGCAACCGGGCGACATCATTACGCACCTGAACAATCAGGCCATCGGCTCCACCAAGGCGTTCACCGACATTGCCCAGGCACTGCCGAAGAATCGTTCGGTGTCGATGCGGGTCCTGCGCCAGGGACGTGCGAGCTTCATCACTTTCAAACTGGCCGAATGATCGGTTGATCGCTGAAAAAAACCGCCTCGAAAGAGGCGGTTTTTTTTGTCTGGCGAATGCTCAGCCCATCATGTCCTTGACCATGCGCTCCTGTTCCATGAGCTCTCGCTGCCGGGCATCAATGCGCGACGACAGCGGGAAATTGGTGCCGGCGCGCCGTTTGGCGAAGTCCAGCTGCTGAATGGCCTGACGGTAATCGCCCACCAGCGCGAAGTATTCGGCACGTGCTTGATGCAGGCCGATGAT
The Pseudomonas marvdashtae genome window above contains:
- a CDS encoding MucB/RseB C-terminal domain-containing protein; this encodes MRAIPLLSLLLGGWCVVPAHAGEAQDWLNRLSQAEQQQSFQGTFVYERNGSFSTHSIWHRVQNGKVRERLLQLDGSAQEVMRIDGRTQCVSGSLIAGLGNTPDGTARALDPQKLKNWYDLAVIGKSRVAGRQAVIVALTPKDQHRYGFELHLDKETGLPLKSLLLNDKGQLLERFQFTRLNITEPSDGDLQASAECKAVAQDPDKAPAVKTAWHSDWLPPGFELTSSVARKDPDTKVQVSSLMYDDGLARFSVFLEPLNGATATDTRTQLGPTAAVSRRLTTPQGEMMVTVVGEIPIGTAERIALSMRSDVAAAK
- a CDS encoding DegQ family serine endoprotease — translated: MSIPRLKTYLSIFATVLVLGQAVPAVAVELPDFTQLVEQASPAVVNISTTQKLPERRVMDPQMPDLEGLPPMLREFFERGMPQPRSPGGGRQREAQSLGSGFIISPDGYILTNNHVIADADEILVRLADRSELKAKLVGTDPRSDVALLKIEGKDLPVLKLGKSQNLKAGQWVVAIGSPFGFDHTVTQGIVSAIGRSLPNENYVPFIQTDVPINPGNSGGPLFNLDGEVVGINSQIYTRSGGFMGVSFAIPIDVAMDVSNQLKSEGKVSRGWLGVVIQEVNKDLAESFGLEKPAGALVAQIQEGGPAAKGGLQVGDVILSLNGQPIIMSADLPHLVGALKAGAKANLEVIREGKRKNVELTVGAIPEEGKELDSQPKSGVERSSNRLGVAVAELTEEQKRTLELQGGVVIKEVQDGPAALIGLQPGDIITHLNNQAIGSTKAFTDIAQALPKNRSVSMRVLRQGRASFITFKLAE